One genomic region from Spodoptera frugiperda isolate SF20-4 chromosome 21, AGI-APGP_CSIRO_Sfru_2.0, whole genome shotgun sequence encodes:
- the LOC118280385 gene encoding uncharacterized protein LOC118280385 isoform X3, with product MPWERPASVPIGQVWSRFKGRERDGKPAHMYQIRDMDENTRKICLDMMQETFIRDEPLCDILGINKDPVSIATIRSNWEKYVSGNTSLACFTEVDGQPKDLVGFNIVLVKSKDDEEEDFDKVQGESWKKLLRTLITADELYDVFEHYKVDRYLTSSGLTVLPEHRGQNIGAKLFEAREYLGKAIGIEATATVFTATASQVLAAKCGYEVLAELEYKDMLQHGIDLTGCPTPSAKLMGKLYQ from the exons ATGCCGTGGGAGCGACCAGCTAGTGTGCCCATAGGACAGGTCTGGAGCAGGTTCAAAGGAAGAGAAAGAGATGGAAAACCGGCACACAT GTACCAAATTAGAGATATGGATGAAAACactagaaaaatatgtttagacATGATGCAAGAAACATTTATACGAGACGAGCCACTATGTGATATATTAG GTATAAACAAGGATCCAGTTTCCATAGCTACCATCAGATCGAATTGGGAGAAGTATGTGTCAGGGAACACCAGCTTAGCTTGCTTCACTGAAGTAGATGGACAGCCTAAAGACCTGGTGGGGTTCAACATTGTGCTGGTGAAGAGTAAAGATGATGAGGAAGAGGATTTTGATAAG GTACAAGGAGAATCCTGGAAGAAGCTCCTCCGCACGTTGATCACAGCTGACGAGTTGTATGACGTGTTCGAGCACTACAAAGTGGACAGATACCTGACTTCCAGTGGACTGACTGTGCTGCCTGAACATAGGGGGCAGAATATTGGGGCTAAGCTGTTTGAAGCTAG AGAATACCTCGGCAAAGCAATAGGCATAGAAGCAACAGCAACTGTCTTCACAGCCACCGCCTCCCAG GTCCTGGCAGCTAAATGCGGCTACGAG GTCCTGGCCGAGCTGGAGTATAAGGACATGCTGCAGCACGGCATCGACCTCACCGGCTGCCCCACGCCCTCCGCCAAACTCATGGGGAAACTGTATCAATAa
- the LOC118280385 gene encoding uncharacterized protein LOC118280385 isoform X2: MPWERPASVPIGQVWSRFKGRERDGKPAHMYQIRDMDENTRKICLDMMQETFIRDEPLCDILGINKDPVSIATIRSNWEKYVSGNTSLACFTEVDGQPKDLVGFNIVLVKSKDDEEEDFDKVQGESWKKLLRTLITADELYDVFEHYKVDRYLTSSGLTVLPEHRGQNIGAKLFEAREYLGKAIGIEATATVFTATASQVLAAKCGYEVLAELEYKDMLQHGIDLTGCPTPSAKLMGKLYQ; this comes from the exons ATGCCGTGGGAGCGACCAGCTAGTGTGCCCATAGGACAGGTCTGGAGCAGGTTCAAAGGAAGAGAAAGAGATGGAAAACCGGCACACAT GTACCAAATTAGAGATATGGATGAAAACactagaaaaatatgtttagacATGATGCAAGAAACATTTATACGAGACGAGCCACTATGTGATATATTAG GTATAAACAAGGATCCAGTTTCCATAGCTACCATCAGATCGAATTGGGAGAAGTATGTGTCAGGGAACACCAGCTTAGCTTGCTTCACTGAAGTAGATGGACAGCCTAAAGACCTGGTGGGGTTCAACATTGTGCTGGTGAAGAGTAAAGATGATGAGGAAGAGGATTTTGATAAG GTACAAGGAGAATCCTGGAAGAAGCTCCTCCGCACGTTGATCACAGCTGACGAGTTGTATGACGTGTTCGAGCACTACAAAGTGGACAGATACCTGACTTCCAGTGGACTGACTGTGCTGCCTGAACATAGGGGGCAGAATATTGGGGCTAAGCTGTTTGAAGCTAG AGAATACCTCGGCAAAGCAATAGGCATAGAAGCAACAGCAACTGTCTTCACAGCCACCGCCTCCCAG GTCCTGGCAGCTAAATGCGGCTACGAGGTCCTGGCCGAGCTGGAGTATAAGGACATGCTGCAGCACGGCATCGACCTCACCGGCTGCCCCACGCCCTCCGCCAAACTCATGGGGAAACTGTATCAATAA
- the LOC118280385 gene encoding uncharacterized protein LOC118280385 isoform X1 has product MPWERPASVPIGQVWSRFKGRERDGKPAHMYQIRDMDENTRKICLDMMQETFIRDEPLCDILGINKDPVSIATIRSNWEKYVSGNTSLACFTEVDGQPKDLVGFNIVLVKSKDDEEEDFDKVQGESWKKLLRTLITADELYDVFEHYKVDRYLTSSGLTVLPEHRGQNIGAKLFEAREYLGKAIGIEATATVFTATASQVLAAKCGYEVLAELEYKDMLQHGIDLTGCPTPSAKLMGKLYQ; this is encoded by the exons ATGCCGTGGGAGCGACCAGCTAGTGTGCCCATAGGACAGGTCTGGAGCAGGTTCAAAGGAAGAGAAAGAGATGGAAAACCGGCACACAT GTACCAAATTAGAGATATGGATGAAAACactagaaaaatatgtttagacATGATGCAAGAAACATTTATACGAGACGAGCCACTATGTGATATATTAG GTATAAACAAGGATCCAGTTTCCATAGCTACCATCAGATCGAATTGGGAGAAGTATGTGTCAGGGAACACCAGCTTAGCTTGCTTCACTGAAGTAGATGGACAGCCTAAAGACCTGGTGGGGTTCAACATTGTGCTGGTGAAGAGTAAAGATGATGAGGAAGAGGATTTTGATAAG GTACAAGGAGAATCCTGGAAGAAGCTCCTCCGCACGTTGATCACAGCTGACGAGTTGTATGACGTGTTCGAGCACTACAAAGTGGACAGATACCTGACTTCCAGTGGACTGACTGTGCTGCCTGAACATAGGGGGCAGAATATTGGGGCTAAGCTGTTTGAAGCTAG AGAATACCTCGGCAAAGCAATAGGCATAGAAGCAACAGCAACTGTCTTCACAGCCACCGCCTCCCAGGTGCTGGCAGCTAAATGCGGCTACGAGGTCCTGGCCGAGCTGGAGTATAAGGACATGCTGCAGCACGGCATCGACCTCACCGGCTGCCCCACGCCCTCCGCCAAACTCATGGGGAAACTGTATCAATAA
- the LOC118280385 gene encoding uncharacterized protein LOC118280385 isoform X6, giving the protein MPWERPASVPIGQVWSRFKGRERDGKPAHMYQIRDMDENTRKICLDMMQETFIRDEPLCDILGINKDPVSIATIRSNWEKYVSGNTSLACFTEVDGQPKDLVGFNIVLVKSKDDEEEDFDKVQGESWKKLLRTLITADELYDVFEHYKVDRYLTSSGLTVLPEHRGQNIGAKLFEAREYLGKAIGIEATATVFTATASQVLAAKCDYEVLAELEYKDMLQHGIDLTGCPTPSAKLMGKLYQ; this is encoded by the exons ATGCCGTGGGAGCGACCAGCTAGTGTGCCCATAGGACAGGTCTGGAGCAGGTTCAAAGGAAGAGAAAGAGATGGAAAACCGGCACACAT GTACCAAATTAGAGATATGGATGAAAACactagaaaaatatgtttagacATGATGCAAGAAACATTTATACGAGACGAGCCACTATGTGATATATTAG GTATAAACAAGGATCCAGTTTCCATAGCTACCATCAGATCGAATTGGGAGAAGTATGTGTCAGGGAACACCAGCTTAGCTTGCTTCACTGAAGTAGATGGACAGCCTAAAGACCTGGTGGGGTTCAACATTGTGCTGGTGAAGAGTAAAGATGATGAGGAAGAGGATTTTGATAAG GTACAAGGAGAATCCTGGAAGAAGCTCCTCCGCACGTTGATCACAGCTGACGAGTTGTATGACGTGTTCGAGCACTACAAAGTGGACAGATACCTGACTTCCAGTGGACTGACTGTGCTGCCTGAACATAGGGGGCAGAATATTGGGGCTAAGCTGTTTGAAGCTAG AGAATACCTCGGCAAAGCAATAGGCATAGAAGCAACAGCAACTGTCTTCACAGCCACCGCCTCCCAG GTCCTGGCAGCTAAATGCGACTACGAGGTCCTGGCCGAGCTGGAGTATAAGGACATGCTGCAGCACGGCATCGACCTCACCGGCTGCCCCACGCCCTCCGCCAAACTCATGGGGAAACTGTATCAATAa
- the LOC118280385 gene encoding uncharacterized protein LOC118280385 isoform X7, producing MPWERPASVPIGQVWSRFKGRERDGKPAHMYQIRDMDENTRKICLDMMQETFIRDEPLCDILGINKDPVSIATIRSNWEKYVSGNTSLACFTEVDGQPKDLVGFNIVLVKSKDDEEEDFDKVQGESWKKLLRTLITADELYDVFEHYKVDRYLTSSGLTVLPEHRGQNIGAKLFEAREYLGKAIGIEATATVFTATASQVLAAKCGYEVLAELEYKDMLQHGIDLTGCPTPSAKLMGKLYQ from the exons ATGCCGTGGGAGCGACCAGCTAGTGTGCCCATAGGACAGGTCTGGAGCAGGTTCAAAGGAAGAGAAAGAGATGGAAAACCGGCACACAT GTACCAAATTAGAGATATGGATGAAAACactagaaaaatatgtttagacATGATGCAAGAAACATTTATACGAGACGAGCCACTATGTGATATATTAG GTATAAACAAGGATCCAGTTTCCATAGCTACCATCAGATCGAATTGGGAGAAGTATGTGTCAGGGAACACCAGCTTAGCTTGCTTCACTGAAGTAGATGGACAGCCTAAAGACCTGGTGGGGTTCAACATTGTGCTGGTGAAGAGTAAAGATGATGAGGAAGAGGATTTTGATAAG GTACAAGGAGAATCCTGGAAGAAGCTCCTCCGCACGTTGATCACAGCTGACGAGTTGTATGACGTGTTCGAGCACTACAAAGTGGACAGATACCTGACTTCCAGTGGACTGACTGTGCTGCCTGAACATAGGGGGCAGAATATTGGGGCTAAGCTGTTTGAAGCTAG AGAATACCTCGGCAAAGCAATAGGCATAGAAGCAACAGCAACTGTCTTCACAGCCACCGCCTCCCAG GTGCTGGCAGCTAAATGCGGCTACGAGGTCCTGGCCGAGCTGGAGTATAAGGACATGCTGCAGCACGGCATCGACCTCACCGGCTGCCCCACGCCCTCCGCCAAACTCATGGGGAAACTGTATCAATAa
- the LOC118280385 gene encoding uncharacterized protein LOC118280385 isoform X8 has translation MYQIRDMDENTRKICLDMMQETFIRDEPLCDILGINKDPVSIATIRSNWEKYVSGNTSLACFTEVDGQPKDLVGFNIVLVKSKDDEEEDFDKVQGESWKKLLRTLITADELYDVFEHYKVDRYLTSSGLTVLPEHRGQNIGAKLFEAREYLGKAIGIEATATVFTATASQVLAAKCGYEVLAELEYKDMLQHGIDLTGCPTPSAKLMGKLYQ, from the exons AT GTACCAAATTAGAGATATGGATGAAAACactagaaaaatatgtttagacATGATGCAAGAAACATTTATACGAGACGAGCCACTATGTGATATATTAG GTATAAACAAGGATCCAGTTTCCATAGCTACCATCAGATCGAATTGGGAGAAGTATGTGTCAGGGAACACCAGCTTAGCTTGCTTCACTGAAGTAGATGGACAGCCTAAAGACCTGGTGGGGTTCAACATTGTGCTGGTGAAGAGTAAAGATGATGAGGAAGAGGATTTTGATAAG GTACAAGGAGAATCCTGGAAGAAGCTCCTCCGCACGTTGATCACAGCTGACGAGTTGTATGACGTGTTCGAGCACTACAAAGTGGACAGATACCTGACTTCCAGTGGACTGACTGTGCTGCCTGAACATAGGGGGCAGAATATTGGGGCTAAGCTGTTTGAAGCTAG AGAATACCTCGGCAAAGCAATAGGCATAGAAGCAACAGCAACTGTCTTCACAGCCACCGCCTCCCAG GTCCTGGCAGCTAAATGCGGCTACGAGGTCCTGGCCGAGCTGGAGTATAAGGACATGCTGCAGCACGGCATCGACCTCACCGGCTGCCCCACGCCCTCCGCCAAACTCATGGGGAAACTGTATCAATAA
- the LOC118280512 gene encoding glia maturation factor beta, with product MSAHNVNVCDITDDVKEVLKKFRFQKHTSNSALILKVNREKQTLEVDEELENVELEELQDILPSHQPRFIVYSYKMEHDDGRVSFPMCFIFYTPRDAHMELQVMYAGTQRALAAAVGAPRLLEVREIDELTADWLNEKLKK from the exons ATGTCGGCACACAACGTTAACGTCTGCGACATCACAGACGACGTGAAGGAAGTGTTAAAGAAGTTCAGATTTCAGAAACACACGTCGAATTCTgcactcatactaaag GTGAACAGAGAGAAGCAGACGCTGGAGGTGGACGAGGAGCTGGAGAACGTGGAGCTGGAGGAGCTGCAGGACATCCTGCCCTCGCACCAGCCGCGGTTCATTGTCTACAG CTACAAAATGGAACACGACGACGGCCGCGTGTCCTTCCCGATGTGTTTCATATTCTACACGCCCCGGGACGCGCACATGGAGCTGCAG GTAATGTACGCCGGCACCCAGAGAGCTCTAGCGGCGGCAGTGGGGGCCCCCCGTCTGCTAGAAGTAAGAGAGATAGACGAACTCACCGCTGACTGGCTGAACGAGAAACTGAAGAAATAG